The following proteins come from a genomic window of Mucinivorans hirudinis:
- a CDS encoding DNA polymerase III beta subunit, with the protein MKFTISSSLLSSNLQTVGKVISSKNTLPILDYFLFELVGNQLRITASDMETMLVATLEVENEGADGSFAVPAKRITDSIKEFSEQPLTISVDAESWEVQISWKSGKLAIPGVTGMGYPEAQKLDQEKTALEIKASVFADGITSTIFATADDQLRPVMNGVNIALSSTEITFVATDAHRLVCLQNRGVTVDEAASFILPAKPANLLKSILPKGDEVIIGVDFDSKNVIFTLPKYCLVCRLIEGSYPNYNAVIPKSNNNILIVDRAELMAAIKRVSVCASQASGLLKLSLTDNNLNVSAQDLDYATSAEDNIPCQYEGAELEIGFKAAFLIDILTNLHCTEVEIKLADSTRPGLFIPVESFSEQESLLMLLMPMMIN; encoded by the coding sequence ATGAAATTCACAATCTCAAGTAGCCTGTTGAGCAGTAATTTACAAACTGTTGGAAAGGTTATCAGCAGCAAAAACACTCTCCCTATTCTCGACTATTTTTTATTTGAATTAGTAGGAAATCAACTTCGTATCACCGCATCGGATATGGAGACTATGCTTGTTGCCACACTCGAAGTGGAGAACGAGGGGGCGGATGGCTCTTTTGCAGTGCCTGCCAAGCGTATCACCGATTCAATCAAGGAGTTTTCGGAGCAGCCACTCACAATCTCCGTAGACGCAGAGTCGTGGGAGGTGCAAATCAGTTGGAAGAGCGGTAAGTTGGCAATCCCCGGCGTGACGGGAATGGGATATCCTGAGGCTCAGAAACTTGATCAAGAGAAGACTGCTCTCGAAATCAAAGCGAGTGTCTTTGCGGACGGCATAACATCTACAATTTTTGCAACCGCCGATGACCAACTACGTCCCGTTATGAACGGTGTAAATATTGCACTCAGCAGCACGGAGATAACCTTTGTTGCCACCGATGCTCACCGTTTGGTTTGCCTGCAAAACAGAGGTGTTACTGTCGACGAGGCGGCATCGTTTATCCTGCCTGCAAAACCCGCCAACCTGCTAAAATCAATCTTGCCAAAGGGCGATGAAGTAATTATTGGCGTTGACTTCGATAGTAAAAATGTAATCTTCACCTTGCCTAAATATTGTCTTGTTTGCCGCTTGATTGAGGGTAGTTATCCCAACTACAATGCGGTTATTCCTAAGAGCAACAACAATATTCTGATAGTAGATCGTGCGGAGTTGATGGCGGCGATTAAGCGTGTTTCGGTATGCGCGAGTCAGGCGAGTGGGTTGCTGAAACTCTCCTTGACAGACAATAACCTCAACGTTTCTGCACAGGACCTAGACTATGCAACCTCGGCAGAAGATAATATTCCGTGCCAATATGAGGGTGCGGAGTTGGAAATAGGATTCAAAGCCGCGTTCCTGATTGATATTCTCACAAACCTTCACTGCACGGAGGTTGAAATCAAATTAGCTGACTCGACACGTCCCGGTCTCTTCATCCCCGTAGAATCATTCTCGGAGCAAGAGTCGCTTCTGATGCTCCTGATGCCTATGATGATAAATTAG
- a CDS encoding Purine nucleoside phosphorylase codes for MMAQNYKKMRIIPPSELIINPDGSVFHLHLLPEEVADTIILVGDPARVDTVAAHFSEIEVRKSSREFSTATGYYNGKRLSVISTGIGCDNCDIVMTELDALHNIDFQTRTEKTDKNQLTIVRLGTSGAVQDDISIGDYVMSCYSIGIDGLLNFYGGSVCESEIERAFIEQTAWGERLARPYVVANDQSLIKLFEGFARAGVTISAGGFYAPQGRVVRLPLSQSNYLEKIEKFSHKGLRVTNFEMEGSAIAGLAKLMGHRALTVCAIIAQRTKGDSNPDYSDIVNKLIAFALKTLTK; via the coding sequence TTGATGGCACAAAATTACAAAAAAATGCGAATAATCCCACCCTCAGAATTAATAATAAACCCCGATGGCTCGGTATTTCATCTTCACCTGCTACCCGAGGAAGTTGCCGACACCATAATTCTTGTGGGAGACCCTGCGCGCGTGGATACCGTCGCCGCTCATTTCTCCGAAATTGAAGTCCGCAAATCGAGCCGCGAGTTCTCAACGGCTACCGGTTATTACAATGGTAAACGACTGAGTGTCATATCCACGGGCATCGGTTGTGATAATTGTGATATTGTGATGACCGAGTTGGATGCGCTCCACAATATCGACTTTCAAACACGTACAGAAAAGACTGATAAAAATCAACTTACCATCGTGAGGCTCGGGACGAGTGGTGCGGTTCAGGATGATATTTCCATCGGAGATTATGTGATGAGCTGTTATTCAATAGGGATAGATGGTCTGCTGAATTTTTATGGCGGCTCGGTCTGCGAAAGTGAAATCGAGAGGGCTTTCATTGAACAGACCGCTTGGGGTGAGCGGTTGGCGCGTCCCTATGTTGTAGCAAATGACCAATCCCTGATAAAGCTGTTTGAAGGCTTTGCTCGTGCGGGCGTAACAATTTCAGCAGGAGGGTTTTATGCGCCGCAGGGTAGGGTCGTGCGACTGCCGCTGTCTCAGAGCAACTATTTAGAAAAAATCGAAAAATTTTCGCACAAAGGTCTGAGAGTGACAAATTTCGAGATGGAGGGTTCGGCAATCGCGGGGCTTGCCAAGTTGATGGGACACAGGGCTTTGACCGTATGCGCCATTATTGCTCAACGAACCAAAGGCGATTCCAATCCCGACTACTCAGACATAGTAAATAAATTAATTGCATTTGCTTTGAAAACTCTGACAAAATAG
- a CDS encoding Translation elongation factor LepA: MKNIRNFCIIAHIDHGKSTLADRLLEYTKTITEREQQAQVLDNMELEREKGITIKSHAIQMDYTAQNGERYVLNLIDTPGHVDFSYEVSRAIASCEGALLIVDATQGIQAQTISNLYLALGNDLEIIPVLNKIDMDAAMVDEVKDQIVDLIGCDRDEIIAASGKTGQGVEDILEAIVARCPAPKGDEDAPLQALIFDSVFNSFRGVIAYFRVMNGTIRKGERVKFFNSGKEYDADEVGVLKLKMVQRNEVRAGDVGYIISGIKSSADVQVGDTITSVANPCTTGIEGFEEVKPMVFAGVYPVENDEYEELRASLEKLRLNDASLTFEPESSLALGFGFRCGFLGLLHMEIIQERLYREFDMDVITTVPNVSYNVYTSKGDMISIHNPSGLPEPTLVDRIEEPYIHAQIITKTDYLGNVIKLCMEKRGTLKSQNFLTTDRVEVNFEMPLAEIVFDFYDKLKSISRGYASFDYHQIGYKISALAKLDILLNSEPVDALSALIYKDHAYDFGRKMCEKLKELIPRQQFDIAIQAAIGAKIIARETVKAVRKDVTAKCYGGDITRKRKLLEKQKKGKKRMRQVGNVEVPQSAFLAVLKMD, translated from the coding sequence ATGAAAAATATCCGCAATTTCTGCATAATCGCACACATTGACCACGGTAAATCAACCCTTGCCGACCGTCTGTTGGAGTACACCAAGACCATCACCGAACGCGAGCAGCAGGCTCAGGTTCTTGACAATATGGAACTAGAACGTGAAAAGGGAATCACCATAAAATCTCACGCCATCCAGATGGACTACACGGCTCAAAACGGTGAGCGATACGTTCTCAACCTGATTGATACACCGGGACACGTCGATTTCTCTTACGAAGTCTCGCGCGCCATTGCCTCGTGCGAGGGTGCACTTTTGATTGTGGATGCCACGCAAGGTATTCAGGCTCAGACAATCAGCAACCTGTATTTGGCGCTGGGCAACGACCTGGAAATCATTCCGGTGCTCAACAAAATTGATATGGATGCTGCGATGGTGGACGAGGTGAAAGACCAGATTGTGGATTTGATTGGCTGTGACCGAGACGAGATTATCGCCGCCTCGGGCAAGACGGGTCAGGGCGTAGAGGATATTTTGGAGGCTATCGTGGCACGCTGTCCCGCCCCAAAAGGTGATGAAGATGCGCCGTTGCAGGCTCTGATTTTCGACTCTGTTTTCAATTCGTTCCGCGGCGTGATTGCCTATTTTAGAGTTATGAACGGAACGATTCGCAAGGGTGAACGGGTAAAGTTTTTCAACTCGGGCAAGGAGTATGATGCCGATGAGGTAGGAGTTTTGAAACTCAAAATGGTGCAGCGCAACGAGGTGAGAGCGGGCGATGTGGGCTATATTATTTCGGGTATAAAATCTTCTGCCGATGTGCAGGTTGGCGATACGATTACGAGTGTGGCAAATCCCTGTACCACGGGTATCGAGGGGTTCGAGGAGGTGAAACCAATGGTTTTTGCAGGGGTATATCCGGTTGAGAATGATGAATATGAGGAGCTTCGCGCTTCGCTCGAAAAATTGCGCCTCAATGACGCTTCCCTCACCTTTGAGCCGGAAAGCTCTCTCGCGCTCGGATTTGGTTTCCGCTGCGGATTCCTCGGGTTACTCCATATGGAGATTATCCAGGAACGTCTGTACCGCGAGTTCGATATGGACGTAATAACAACGGTACCAAACGTTTCGTACAACGTCTACACCTCTAAGGGCGATATGATTTCGATTCACAACCCATCCGGGCTGCCCGAACCGACGCTGGTAGACCGCATCGAAGAGCCATATATTCACGCACAGATTATCACCAAGACCGACTATTTGGGCAATGTCATTAAGCTCTGTATGGAGAAGCGCGGAACGCTAAAATCGCAGAATTTCTTGACAACAGACCGCGTGGAGGTCAATTTTGAGATGCCGCTGGCTGAGATTGTCTTTGACTTTTACGACAAACTCAAATCCATATCACGTGGCTATGCTTCCTTTGATTACCACCAAATAGGCTACAAAATTTCCGCTCTTGCCAAGTTGGATATTTTGTTGAACAGCGAGCCTGTGGATGCTCTATCGGCACTCATTTATAAAGATCACGCCTATGACTTCGGGCGCAAGATGTGCGAAAAGCTCAAAGAGTTGATTCCGCGCCAGCAGTTCGACATTGCCATTCAGGCGGCTATCGGCGCAAAGATCATTGCGCGAGAGACTGTCAAGGCTGTGCGTAAAGATGTTACGGCAAAATGTTACGGCGGTGACATTACCCGTAAACGCAAGTTGTTGGAAAAGCAGAAGAAGGGTAAGAAACGTATGCGTCAGGTTGGTAACGTGGAAGTTCCGCAATCCGCATTCTTGGCGGTGCTTAAGATGGATTGA
- a CDS encoding Dihydroflavonol-4-reductase: MILVTGANSFLGTNVVAALLDRGMCVRSLVRSANPIVEKTEVFRGNVNDIADIGRAMEGCSVVIHIAANTSQDLLRFDDYAFNWECGEKIARVALAQNIERLIFISSANTIGSGTPRNPANESNEWTKPYTESLYARSKRRAEEVVLSIFPRTIIINPGFMLGAYDAKPSSGEIIARTVGRKVIFAPKGGKSFVNVCDVAQAVANALIMGRFGERYLATGISLSFKDFYRKLGAINGTKFHVVTIASPILVAIGYVGDLMRVMGIKTALSSINMRMLCQYEYYDNSKIVNELQMRQSAIDEAIKDFLHFRDSEFCG; this comes from the coding sequence ATGATATTAGTAACCGGTGCAAACAGCTTTTTGGGAACAAATGTAGTTGCTGCACTTTTGGATAGGGGAATGTGCGTGAGAAGTCTCGTACGGAGTGCTAATCCGATTGTCGAAAAAACAGAGGTTTTCCGGGGGAATGTAAACGACATTGCCGACATTGGGCGAGCTATGGAGGGGTGCTCAGTGGTGATTCACATCGCGGCTAATACCTCTCAGGATTTATTGCGATTTGATGACTACGCCTTTAACTGGGAGTGCGGCGAAAAAATCGCACGCGTTGCATTGGCGCAAAATATTGAGCGATTGATTTTTATCAGCAGCGCCAATACTATCGGCAGCGGAACTCCGCGAAATCCTGCAAATGAATCGAATGAATGGACAAAACCATATACGGAATCACTTTATGCCCGTAGTAAAAGACGTGCCGAAGAGGTGGTTTTGTCGATTTTTCCGCGCACCATTATCATCAACCCGGGTTTTATGCTCGGGGCTTACGATGCCAAACCATCATCGGGCGAGATAATTGCGCGTACTGTGGGACGAAAGGTTATCTTTGCCCCCAAGGGTGGTAAGAGTTTCGTCAATGTTTGCGATGTAGCTCAAGCGGTGGCAAATGCACTCATAATGGGTCGTTTTGGCGAGCGTTATCTTGCAACAGGCATATCGCTCTCATTCAAAGATTTTTACAGAAAATTAGGTGCGATTAACGGCACGAAATTTCACGTAGTAACCATCGCCTCTCCGATACTTGTCGCCATTGGTTACGTTGGTGATTTGATGCGTGTTATGGGCATCAAAACAGCATTATCGAGCATTAATATGAGGATGCTTTGTCAGTATGAGTATTACGACAACTCGAAGATAGTCAATGAATTACAAATGAGACAAAGCGCCATTGACGAGGCAATAAAAGATTTTTTACATTTTCGCGACTCAGAATTTTGCGGATAA
- a CDS encoding Cell division protein FtsW gives MEKRRRWAPLRGDRSLWILVSLLLIFSLMVIYSATNSKVYIEGDAAKGDTSYYLFRQLRFVIMGFVAMVIIHWVNFKFYARFLPLIFYISVILVIMTALFGKNVNEASRSLTIPVFGSFQTIEMLKISLVALLALRLGRLAPIINDLPLLPSLTRRWRDHNRNTFIWQHMTLALLLPVVLACGAIMPMNLSGAILIFAISMAIFLVARVRAWQVVKVSAMGGAVIVVLVAALYIFGVGRAQVWVSRVDNYVAPLFGKERILIQPNDKIDTVLLAQKKTQEKIQSDNAKIAIIDGGIAGKGAGNSLQRSNLPLAYSDYAYALIIEEYGLLGGVAVVVIYIWIFSRAVIIIRQCRSVTLALLVMGLALMITIQAFLNIFVCVGLFPVTGQPLPLLSMGGTSVLFTCVAFGMMLSVSRQNDKEKAMRAKLQAPGAEPKEEEHPPQQEYEEFIQDYAELIPEQAEQDYFEEGEQEQLQSEGDMQPEDDDDFPFELVDRATEDVEAQKKDRETVELY, from the coding sequence ATGGAAAAACGCAGACGATGGGCACCGCTTCGTGGAGACCGTTCACTATGGATTTTAGTGAGCCTTTTGTTAATATTCTCCCTAATGGTCATCTACTCTGCTACAAACTCAAAGGTTTATATCGAGGGCGATGCCGCCAAAGGTGATACCTCATACTATCTCTTCAGGCAGCTCCGATTCGTGATTATGGGATTTGTGGCTATGGTGATTATCCATTGGGTGAACTTCAAATTTTATGCTCGTTTTCTGCCACTGATTTTCTATATATCTGTCATACTTGTTATTATGACTGCCCTTTTCGGGAAAAATGTCAATGAGGCATCGCGTAGTCTGACAATACCCGTCTTCGGCAGCTTCCAGACCATCGAGATGTTGAAGATTTCCTTGGTGGCACTCTTAGCACTCAGACTGGGCAGGCTTGCCCCCATTATCAACGATTTGCCTCTGCTACCCTCGCTCACGAGGCGTTGGCGAGACCACAATCGCAACACATTCATATGGCAACATATGACCCTCGCCCTGCTTTTGCCGGTGGTGTTAGCCTGCGGGGCGATTATGCCGATGAACCTATCGGGGGCGATACTTATTTTTGCCATTTCGATGGCAATTTTCTTAGTGGCGCGAGTGAGGGCGTGGCAAGTTGTGAAGGTAAGTGCTATGGGGGGGGCGGTTATTGTGGTACTGGTGGCGGCACTCTATATTTTTGGAGTTGGGCGGGCACAGGTTTGGGTGTCGAGGGTGGATAACTACGTTGCGCCGTTGTTTGGCAAAGAGAGGATTCTCATCCAGCCAAATGACAAGATAGACACGGTGCTCCTTGCGCAAAAGAAAACACAAGAGAAGATACAATCCGACAATGCCAAAATCGCAATTATCGACGGCGGAATTGCAGGCAAGGGGGCAGGTAACAGCCTGCAACGCTCAAACTTGCCACTGGCGTACTCGGACTACGCCTATGCCCTTATAATTGAGGAGTATGGACTATTAGGCGGGGTGGCGGTTGTGGTTATCTATATATGGATTTTTTCGAGAGCCGTAATTATTATCAGGCAGTGTCGGAGCGTTACCCTTGCCCTGTTGGTAATGGGGTTAGCTCTGATGATAACGATTCAGGCTTTTCTAAATATCTTTGTATGCGTTGGGCTGTTTCCCGTTACGGGACAACCGTTACCATTGCTGAGTATGGGTGGAACTTCGGTGCTCTTTACCTGTGTGGCATTTGGTATGATGCTAAGTGTTAGCCGCCAAAACGACAAGGAGAAGGCTATGCGCGCAAAACTCCAAGCACCGGGTGCAGAACCGAAAGAGGAAGAGCATCCGCCGCAGCAAGAGTACGAAGAATTTATACAAGATTACGCAGAGTTGATACCGGAGCAAGCGGAACAAGATTATTTTGAAGAGGGCGAGCAAGAGCAGTTGCAATCAGAGGGCGATATGCAGCCAGAGGATGATGACGACTTCCCGTTCGAGTTGGTAGACAGAGCAACGGAAGATGTAGAGGCGCAGAAAAAAGATAGAGAGACAGTAGAGCTATATTAG
- a CDS encoding AAA ATPase encodes MIPLAEQMRPRRLEDYVGQQSVVEQLKRFIASGSVPSFILWGPPGVGKTTLATILANSLGRQFFTLSAVNSGVKDVREVLEKARNSRFFESASPILFIDEIHRFNKSQQDSLLGAVEQGVVTLIGATTENPSFEVIRPLLSRCAVYVLLPLDDDDLLVLLHRAVEHMAVQTKIVVEQTDAILALSGGDARKLLNIVQALCSTEESEVVINNETVTRSMQQSAGRYDKGGEEHYDTISAFIKSVRGSDPQAAIYYLARMLAGGEQPRFIARRMSILAAEDIGLANPNALLLANACFDVVHNIGMPEARIPLAEVAIYLANSPKSNSAYVAINEAMRFIEQDGYRPVPLHLRNAPTELMKHEGYGAGYKYSHNYAENFVRQQFMPDGLEDKEFWMPSESKAEQEMSARYIKRWK; translated from the coding sequence ATGATTCCATTAGCAGAACAGATGCGCCCGCGCCGTCTGGAAGATTATGTCGGACAACAGAGCGTGGTGGAGCAGCTGAAGCGGTTTATTGCTTCAGGCTCTGTTCCCTCGTTTATACTTTGGGGTCCGCCGGGTGTGGGTAAGACCACGCTTGCCACGATTCTCGCCAATTCGCTCGGACGACAGTTTTTTACGTTGTCGGCTGTCAATTCCGGGGTTAAGGATGTGCGCGAGGTACTGGAGAAGGCACGCAATAGCCGCTTCTTTGAGTCTGCCTCGCCTATACTTTTTATAGATGAGATTCACCGTTTCAACAAGTCGCAGCAGGATTCACTACTCGGAGCTGTGGAGCAGGGAGTTGTAACGCTTATCGGCGCAACAACAGAAAACCCCTCTTTCGAGGTCATTCGTCCGCTGCTATCGAGGTGCGCCGTCTATGTGTTGCTCCCCCTTGATGATGATGATTTACTGGTCTTGCTGCATCGAGCGGTGGAGCATATGGCGGTGCAGACCAAAATCGTTGTGGAGCAGACAGATGCAATCTTGGCACTCAGCGGCGGAGATGCCCGCAAGTTGCTCAACATTGTGCAGGCGCTGTGCAGCACAGAGGAGTCAGAGGTTGTTATTAATAATGAAACCGTTACACGCTCAATGCAGCAATCTGCCGGGCGGTATGACAAGGGCGGCGAGGAGCACTACGACACCATCTCGGCATTTATAAAGAGTGTTCGCGGAAGCGATCCTCAGGCTGCAATCTACTACTTGGCACGGATGTTGGCAGGGGGCGAACAGCCGCGGTTTATTGCGCGCCGAATGTCGATTCTCGCTGCCGAAGATATAGGATTGGCAAATCCAAATGCACTACTGTTGGCAAACGCCTGCTTCGATGTGGTGCACAACATAGGTATGCCCGAGGCACGCATTCCCCTTGCCGAGGTTGCAATCTACCTTGCAAATTCGCCAAAGAGCAATTCGGCGTATGTGGCTATAAATGAGGCGATGAGATTTATCGAGCAGGATGGTTACCGCCCTGTGCCTCTCCACCTACGCAATGCTCCCACCGAGTTGATGAAGCACGAGGGATATGGTGCGGGATATAAGTACAGCCACAACTATGCCGAAAATTTTGTACGCCAGCAGTTTATGCCCGATGGACTGGAGGACAAAGAGTTTTGGATGCCCTCGGAGTCAAAGGCTGAGCAGGAGATGTCAGCACGATATATCAAAAGATGGAAGTAG
- a CDS encoding Competence protein: MHRLPMIFAALPFALGILSQRENVWIAAIFSLLVIVFRKHLKPPVTISFFVLGFAAGRVSQTSVDIPLDKKTQTIVRVTGMPQLAGKWLRSEARIISFKDSTGEWREAHAKLLLNVDSALGLQLGDTLMIEAKHYSVFDYYIIKGIVSRVYVNGYQRIGTDTALLERMILLRGILSDKFDRIETTNENRALMQALTLGDRSEINRDQRDSYSRAGAAHLLAVSGLHVGIIFAVLSFLLGWLSLLRRGRYICGVVVIVLMWVYAALTGFSPSVLRAVLMFSLYQLSLLVERDANQLNTLLGAAFVLLLINPNYILDIGFQLSFTAMLGIILLYRPIFALWRSGIWRIAAVTLAAQIAVVPLSVYYFGTLPLVGLLVNLGLWLTVPSIMVLSLLYLVSGIGFVGTTAAWLCRLQNGFVSWCASQRWIAITDIVMPLWMLAAIYGGLIIIIIILMRKNLL, from the coding sequence GTGCACCGCCTGCCGATGATATTTGCTGCACTGCCTTTCGCGCTGGGAATCCTCTCTCAGCGCGAAAATGTGTGGATTGCGGCAATATTCTCGCTATTGGTTATTGTGTTTAGAAAACACCTTAAGCCACCAGTAACCATATCATTCTTTGTGCTTGGATTTGCAGCAGGTCGGGTGAGTCAAACTTCTGTCGATATTCCTCTAGATAAAAAGACGCAAACTATTGTCCGCGTCACCGGTATGCCTCAGCTTGCGGGGAAATGGCTGCGGAGCGAGGCGCGGATTATCTCCTTTAAGGATAGCACGGGCGAATGGCGAGAGGCGCACGCAAAGCTTCTTCTGAACGTTGATAGTGCCCTTGGGCTGCAACTTGGCGATACGCTTATGATAGAGGCAAAACACTACTCGGTTTTCGATTACTATATTATCAAAGGTATTGTGTCGAGAGTTTATGTGAATGGTTATCAGCGAATAGGAACAGATACCGCGCTTCTCGAAAGGATGATACTCCTGCGAGGCATACTCTCGGACAAGTTCGACAGAATTGAGACTACGAATGAAAATCGCGCCCTGATGCAGGCACTTACCTTGGGTGATAGGAGCGAGATAAATCGCGACCAAAGAGATAGTTACAGCAGGGCGGGAGCGGCTCATCTATTGGCTGTTTCGGGTCTGCACGTGGGTATAATCTTTGCGGTTCTCAGCTTTTTGCTGGGGTGGCTCAGTCTGTTGAGGCGGGGAAGGTATATATGTGGTGTGGTAGTGATTGTGTTGATGTGGGTTTACGCTGCCCTTACCGGTTTTTCGCCTTCGGTGTTGCGGGCGGTGTTGATGTTTTCGCTCTACCAACTCTCGCTGCTTGTTGAACGCGATGCCAATCAACTCAACACTCTGCTCGGCGCAGCCTTCGTTTTGCTGCTAATCAATCCTAACTACATTTTGGATATAGGTTTTCAACTCTCCTTTACGGCTATGTTGGGCATTATTCTGCTCTATCGCCCTATCTTCGCGCTGTGGCGAAGTGGGATTTGGCGAATCGCTGCTGTGACCCTTGCCGCACAAATTGCAGTGGTGCCTCTATCTGTCTACTATTTCGGCACTTTGCCTCTTGTAGGTCTGTTGGTGAATTTGGGACTGTGGCTCACCGTGCCCTCGATAATGGTGCTCTCGCTCCTCTATTTGGTGAGCGGCATTGGGTTTGTGGGCACGACGGCAGCGTGGCTGTGCCGCCTGCAAAACGGCTTTGTATCTTGGTGTGCTTCCCAGAGATGGATTGCAATTACTGACATCGTGATGCCGCTGTGGATGCTGGCTGCAATCTATGGCGGATTGATAATAATTATTATCATTTTAATGAGAAAAAATTTGCTCTAA